From the Clostridiales bacterium FE2011 genome, one window contains:
- a CDS encoding TRAP transporter large permease has protein sequence MDAETLSTIILLGSFLLMVFLRFPIAYSVGISTVLCLISMGQKLSVLPMQMVRGVWSFSLMAVPFFITMGVLMGSGGISEKLIALANSIVGWMRGGLAMVNIVASYFFGGISGSASADTASLGSILIPMMVDEGYDVDFSTAVTITSSCEGLLVPPSHNMVIYATTAGGISVGALFMAGYLPGALLAIALMVGSYIISVKRNYPKGEKFSIKNFVKQLGKSIWALLAVLIVVVGVVGGVFTATESAAIAVIYSLFVSVFIYKGLTWKGVWKSFESCIDTLAIVLILIAMSGAFGYCLTNLHVPAKAAALITGISNSPIITALLLNVILLVLGMIMDMAPIILIATPILLPVATSIGLSPIQFGIMVVLNCGIGLLTPPVGAVLFIGSAVAKRPMEKVVRATMPFYLCMVAALILITFIPQISLWLPQLFGYSV, from the coding sequence ATGGATGCTGAAACCTTATCCACGATTATTCTGCTCGGCAGTTTCCTGCTGATGGTTTTCCTGCGCTTCCCCATTGCGTACTCTGTTGGTATTTCCACGGTACTGTGCCTGATTTCCATGGGCCAGAAACTGAGCGTCCTGCCCATGCAGATGGTGCGCGGCGTATGGTCCTTCAGCCTGATGGCTGTGCCGTTCTTTATCACAATGGGCGTGCTGATGGGCTCCGGAGGCATTTCGGAGAAGCTGATTGCGCTGGCCAACTCCATTGTCGGATGGATGCGCGGCGGCCTGGCAATGGTGAACATCGTTGCGTCCTACTTTTTCGGCGGCATTTCCGGATCTGCTTCCGCAGATACGGCATCCCTGGGCTCCATCCTGATCCCCATGATGGTGGATGAAGGCTATGACGTGGACTTTTCAACTGCTGTGACCATCACTTCCTCCTGCGAGGGACTGCTGGTTCCGCCCAGCCACAATATGGTTATTTACGCCACTACAGCCGGCGGTATCTCGGTCGGCGCGCTGTTTATGGCAGGCTATCTGCCCGGCGCCCTGCTGGCTATAGCCCTGATGGTGGGATCCTATATTATTTCTGTGAAGCGGAATTATCCCAAGGGGGAGAAATTCTCCATCAAAAACTTCGTCAAACAGCTGGGCAAGAGCATCTGGGCCCTGCTGGCGGTGCTGATCGTGGTTGTCGGCGTTGTGGGCGGCGTGTTTACCGCTACTGAATCCGCTGCTATCGCGGTCATCTACTCATTGTTTGTATCTGTGTTCATTTACAAGGGACTGACCTGGAAAGGCGTCTGGAAGAGCTTTGAGAGCTGTATCGATACGCTGGCCATTGTGCTAATCCTGATTGCCATGTCCGGCGCTTTCGGATACTGCCTGACCAACCTGCATGTTCCCGCAAAAGCTGCTGCGCTGATTACCGGCATTTCCAACAGCCCCATTATCACTGCACTGCTGCTGAACGTGATCCTGCTGGTACTGGGCATGATCATGGATATGGCGCCGATCATCCTGATTGCAACACCAATCCTGCTGCCTGTGGCTACGTCTATCGGCCTCAGCCCGATCCAGTTTGGTATCATGGTTGTGCTTAACTGCGGTATCGGCTTGCTGACTCCGCCGGTCGGAGCTGTGCTGTTTATCGGTTCCGCCGTGGCAAAACGTCCTATGGAAAAGGTGGTCCGGGCGACCATGCCGTTCTATCTCTGCATGGTTGCCGCGTTGATCCTGATTACCTTCATTCCGCAGATCAGCCTCTGGCTGCCGCAACTGTTCGGATACAGTGTGTGA
- a CDS encoding TRAP transporter small permease, which translates to MPTIFKKLEKIKPVYDWTYKIMLFICKLLLIGDIIITSVTVAGRYFPFFTAPHWGEEMVLTLMVYMAVLSATLAIRKRSHIRMTAFDKYLPKKVLLTLDLLADIAVMALGVVLLIEGLDVIKPTGNIARFAKYSSLPNLSQIWMYLPVAVAGVSMVIFELEQVFLHIEEFFVPQTEKKEVQA; encoded by the coding sequence ATGCCAACCATTTTTAAGAAGCTGGAAAAGATCAAGCCCGTCTATGACTGGACTTACAAGATCATGCTGTTTATCTGCAAGCTTCTCCTGATCGGAGATATCATCATTACCTCTGTTACTGTAGCCGGCCGCTATTTCCCCTTCTTTACAGCTCCGCACTGGGGTGAAGAAATGGTCCTGACTCTGATGGTCTACATGGCGGTCCTTTCCGCTACGCTGGCAATCCGCAAGCGCAGCCACATCCGCATGACGGCTTTTGATAAGTACCTGCCAAAGAAAGTGCTGCTCACGCTGGACCTGCTGGCAGACATTGCGGTGATGGCGCTTGGCGTGGTACTGCTGATCGAAGGGCTGGATGTGATCAAACCCACCGGCAATATTGCAAGATTTGCCAAGTACTCCTCCCTGCCGAACCTGAGCCAGATCTGGATGTACCTGCCCGTGGCTGTAGCCGGTGTGAGTATGGTTATTTTTGAACTTGAACAGGTATTCCTGCATATAGAAGAATTCTTTGTGCCCCAGACTGAGAAGAAGGAGGTGCAGGCATAA
- a CDS encoding TRAP transporter substrate-binding protein: MKKLLGILLALALLLGCTAAFADPITLTYAEVNPVPATLEENAEKGSVVSDVAWAFKTKLEELSAGEIVVDLQGGGVLGSEKDVLANILGGDTSADIVRISAFALNQYGAKKSVFLTLPYVFGSEEHYWKFVKSDLAKEMLAEAKEVGQPWTGLAYGEEGYRHFFSKVDIKTIEDLKGLKIRVSDDPIMTGLLQGLGAAFTPVSFGELYSALQTGVVDCAEQPITNYLSNSFQEVAPYMLRDGHTLGTIELIATDSCFDKLSDEQKAMVQEAADYAMAECEKSVMARQEDAYNKLIEMGCTVNEVEDKSVWQEATKAVLEANIAGMEEIYEAIMALQ; encoded by the coding sequence ATGAAGAAACTGCTTGGTATCCTGCTGGCCCTGGCTCTGCTGCTGGGCTGCACCGCCGCTTTTGCGGATCCGATTACCCTGACCTATGCTGAAGTGAACCCCGTTCCCGCTACTCTGGAAGAGAACGCTGAGAAGGGCTCTGTCGTCAGCGACGTGGCCTGGGCTTTCAAGACGAAGCTGGAAGAGCTTTCCGCCGGTGAAATCGTTGTTGATCTCCAGGGCGGCGGCGTTCTGGGCAGCGAAAAAGACGTCCTGGCCAACATCCTGGGCGGCGACACTTCCGCTGACATCGTCCGTATCTCCGCTTTCGCACTGAATCAGTATGGCGCAAAGAAGAGCGTGTTCCTGACCCTGCCCTACGTCTTCGGCAGCGAAGAGCACTACTGGAAGTTCGTTAAGAGCGACCTGGCCAAGGAAATGCTGGCTGAAGCCAAAGAAGTTGGTCAGCCCTGGACCGGCCTGGCCTATGGTGAAGAAGGCTATCGTCACTTCTTCTCCAAGGTTGACATCAAGACCATTGAAGACCTGAAGGGCCTGAAGATCCGCGTGTCTGACGACCCGATCATGACCGGCCTGCTGCAGGGCCTGGGCGCCGCTTTCACTCCCGTTTCCTTCGGTGAACTGTACAGCGCGCTTCAGACCGGTGTTGTGGACTGCGCTGAACAGCCCATCACCAACTACCTGTCCAACTCCTTCCAGGAAGTTGCTCCCTACATGCTCCGTGACGGCCACACCCTGGGCACCATCGAACTGATCGCTACCGATTCCTGCTTCGACAAGCTGAGCGATGAGCAGAAGGCTATGGTTCAGGAAGCTGCCGATTACGCGATGGCTGAATGCGAGAAGTCCGTTATGGCCCGTCAGGAAGATGCTTACAACAAGCTGATCGAAATGGGCTGCACTGTCAACGAAGTGGAAGACAAGAGCGTCTGGCAGGAAGCTACCAAGGCTGTTCTGGAAGCGAATATCGCTGGCATGGAAGAAATCTATGAAGCGATCATGGCGCTGCAGTAA